A window of Aeromicrobium sp. Root236 contains these coding sequences:
- a CDS encoding NADP-dependent oxidoreductase has product MTDTAQNTRVLLASRPHGEPTSDNFTIESVEIPTPDEGEVLLRTIYLSLDPYMRGRMSDAKSYAAPFEVGEPMQGGIVAEVVESNDDSLRPGDVVLAYGGWQSYGVASARHVRKLDPEQAPVSTALGVLGMPGFTAYAGLLEIGRPQPGETVVVAAAAGPVGSAVGQIARIKGARAVGIAGGAAKVAWLEELGFDVALDHRSPTFAADLKAAVPDGIDVYFENVGGHVWDAVLPRLNTYARVPVCGLVAHYNETEPPAGPDRSVRLMTAILTKGLTVRGFIQTGFVKTHQAAFQADAAGWLRDGSLRHREDVVEGLENAPEALIGLLKGKNFGKLLVKVGADPTR; this is encoded by the coding sequence ATGACTGACACTGCGCAGAACACCCGCGTCCTGCTGGCCTCCCGCCCCCACGGCGAGCCGACCTCCGACAACTTCACGATCGAGTCCGTCGAGATCCCCACGCCCGATGAGGGCGAGGTCCTGCTCCGCACGATCTACCTGTCGCTCGACCCCTACATGCGCGGGCGCATGAGCGACGCCAAGTCGTACGCCGCGCCGTTCGAGGTCGGCGAGCCGATGCAGGGCGGCATCGTCGCCGAGGTCGTCGAGTCGAACGACGACTCGCTGCGGCCCGGCGACGTCGTGCTGGCCTACGGAGGCTGGCAGTCGTACGGCGTCGCCTCGGCCAGGCACGTCCGCAAGCTTGATCCGGAGCAGGCGCCGGTCTCGACCGCGCTGGGCGTCCTCGGGATGCCGGGCTTCACGGCGTACGCGGGGCTGCTCGAGATCGGTCGGCCTCAGCCGGGCGAGACCGTCGTGGTGGCCGCCGCTGCCGGTCCGGTCGGTTCGGCGGTCGGTCAGATCGCGCGCATCAAGGGTGCTCGCGCCGTCGGCATCGCCGGTGGTGCCGCCAAGGTGGCCTGGCTCGAGGAGCTCGGCTTCGACGTGGCGCTCGACCACCGGTCGCCGACCTTCGCGGCTGACCTCAAGGCGGCTGTGCCCGACGGCATCGACGTGTACTTCGAGAACGTCGGCGGGCACGTGTGGGACGCGGTCCTGCCACGCCTCAACACGTACGCCCGGGTGCCGGTCTGCGGGCTCGTCGCGCACTACAACGAGACCGAGCCGCCGGCCGGACCGGACCGGTCGGTGCGACTCATGACCGCGATCCTGACGAAGGGCCTCACGGTGCGTGGCTTCATCCAGACCGGGTTCGTCAAGACCCACCAGGCGGCGTTCCAGGCTGACGCCGCGGGCTGGCTGCGCGACGGCTCGCTGCGCCATCGCGAGGACGTCGTCGAGGGGCTCGAGAACGCACCGGAGGCGCTCATCGGCCTGCTCAAGGGCAAGAACTTCGGCAAGCTGCTCGTCAAGGTCGGCGCCGACCCGACGCGCTAG